In one window of Sporomusaceae bacterium FL31 DNA:
- a CDS encoding PHP-like protein — protein sequence MIKIDLHIHTTASDGRLSPQEIVDHAIAMGLTHIAITDHDTVNAIVTLYNLGYLKNRNITMIPGIEFSTDLPLHEVHILGYFIDIFNTELQSQLNLIVADRWDRVNRTIIKLADLGYIVDYERVVELAGGTTSVGRPHIARALVEKGYFASVTDVFNALLYKNGPAYVPHYKLDYQSVIKLIHQAGGISVLAHPGLIGNDQIVHDVINAGIQGIEVYHPCHNADQTNQYLKMAEQYNRIITGGSDFHGIPTRFPDKLGLFTIPPAIIEYFSSRFGHE from the coding sequence ATGATAAAAATTGATTTGCATATTCATACTACAGCCTCTGATGGTCGTTTATCACCACAAGAGATTGTCGACCACGCCATAGCGATGGGACTTACCCATATTGCTATTACTGATCATGATACGGTAAACGCAATTGTAACACTGTACAATTTGGGTTATCTAAAGAATAGAAATATAACCATGATTCCAGGTATTGAATTTAGTACAGACCTGCCACTTCATGAAGTCCATATCCTTGGCTATTTTATTGATATATTTAATACTGAACTACAAAGTCAATTGAACTTAATCGTAGCAGACCGCTGGGACCGAGTAAATCGGACAATTATTAAACTTGCGGATTTAGGTTATATCGTTGATTATGAGAGGGTCGTTGAATTAGCGGGTGGAACTACTTCCGTGGGGCGCCCCCACATTGCCAGGGCCCTTGTTGAAAAAGGCTATTTTGCAAGTGTCACTGACGTCTTTAATGCTCTATTATATAAGAATGGCCCTGCATATGTACCTCATTATAAACTTGATTATCAGTCTGTTATCAAGTTAATTCATCAGGCTGGCGGTATTTCAGTATTAGCACATCCCGGGCTAATTGGTAATGATCAGATTGTCCATGATGTTATTAACGCAGGTATTCAAGGAATTGAAGTTTATCACCCATGTCATAATGCCGATCAAACAAATCAATATTTAAAGATGGCAGAACAATATAATAGGATCATCACTGGCGGTTCCGATTTCCACGGAATTCCTACTCGATTTCCTGACAAGTTGGGCCTTTTTACGATACCGCCTGCAATAATAGAATACTTCAGCAGCAGATTTGGTCATGAATAA
- a CDS encoding UPF0721 transmembrane protein, producing the protein MTTKMKLLGIGLIAGILSGLLGVGGGIILVPAMTEFLGIAQHPAHATSLAVIIPTALVSSIIYGMNGNMNLTYAIYLAIGSSIGAVIGAKLMKQLSATQLKAMFGALLIIVGLRMVLA; encoded by the coding sequence ATGACCACTAAGATGAAATTGCTTGGCATTGGACTTATTGCAGGAATATTGAGTGGATTGTTAGGAGTAGGCGGCGGTATTATTCTGGTGCCCGCAATGACCGAGTTTTTAGGTATTGCGCAGCATCCTGCGCATGCTACTTCATTAGCCGTAATTATCCCAACCGCTTTGGTTAGCAGTATAATTTACGGAATGAATGGCAATATGAACTTGACTTATGCCATCTATCTAGCAATCGGCAGCTCGATTGGCGCTGTAATAGGAGCCAAATTGATGAAACAGCTATCAGCAACTCAACTTAAGGCTATGTTTGGGGCACTATTAATCATCGTTGGTTTGAGGATGGTATTAGCTTGA
- the miaB gene encoding tRNA-2-methylthio-N(6)-dimethylallyladenosine synthase gives MGKQNDRMVNQDICNEKKYFTTITYGCQMNENDSERLSGQLKSIGYEYSENLEEAAIILVNTCCVRESAEKKIYGKIGDLKRLKAVNPNLIIGITGCMAQKDRDKLFKKAPHIDLVMGTHNVHKLVELIKEVEESKGKVLAVWDQAERMAPNVPTVRKGQISAWVPIMYGCNNFCTYCIVPYVRGRERSRPLQDIVDEIHQLGNEGFKEITLLGQNVNSYGKDGNEVDFADLLQAVDQIPNIERIRYMTSHPRDMSAKVIEIIRDSKKICEQFHLPIQSGSDSILKQMNRGYTTQYYRDLVQKIRNEIPGAAITTDLIVGFPGETDELFEETLEFIKSIQYDAAYTFLYSQRSGTPAATMPDQLPLAIKKERLQRLMSAQNDISLALNKQLEDSVVEVLVEGVSKTDDNKLMGRTRSNKIVIWEKNGTEQIGQLAHIKVITAQTWLLKGILI, from the coding sequence ATGGGAAAACAAAATGACAGAATGGTAAATCAAGATATATGTAACGAAAAAAAGTATTTTACGACTATAACATATGGTTGTCAAATGAATGAGAACGATTCTGAAAGACTCTCAGGCCAGCTAAAAAGTATTGGCTATGAATATTCAGAAAATCTGGAAGAAGCGGCTATTATATTAGTGAATACTTGTTGTGTCCGGGAAAGTGCCGAAAAGAAAATATATGGTAAAATTGGCGACTTAAAACGCCTGAAAGCTGTAAATCCCAATCTGATTATTGGAATAACCGGATGTATGGCACAAAAAGATCGCGATAAACTTTTCAAAAAGGCTCCACATATTGATTTGGTTATGGGTACCCATAATGTTCATAAATTAGTTGAGCTTATTAAAGAAGTCGAAGAATCCAAAGGCAAAGTCCTCGCTGTTTGGGATCAAGCCGAGCGAATGGCACCGAACGTCCCTACCGTTCGTAAAGGTCAAATATCCGCTTGGGTTCCGATTATGTACGGTTGCAACAATTTTTGTACATATTGTATCGTTCCTTATGTACGCGGGCGTGAACGAAGCCGTCCATTGCAAGATATTGTTGATGAAATTCATCAGCTAGGTAATGAAGGGTTTAAAGAAATCACATTACTTGGCCAAAATGTAAACTCTTATGGTAAAGATGGTAATGAAGTTGATTTTGCCGATTTACTGCAGGCTGTTGATCAAATTCCCAATATTGAACGCATTCGGTATATGACTTCTCATCCACGTGATATGAGCGCTAAAGTGATCGAGATCATTCGAGATAGCAAAAAAATATGCGAACAGTTTCATCTGCCCATTCAGTCAGGCAGTGATTCTATTCTCAAACAGATGAATCGTGGCTATACCACACAATACTATCGGGATTTGGTGCAAAAAATTCGCAACGAAATTCCAGGAGCCGCGATTACAACAGACTTAATCGTAGGGTTTCCTGGCGAAACAGACGAATTATTTGAGGAAACTTTGGAATTTATCAAATCCATTCAATATGATGCTGCTTATACATTTTTATACTCACAACGCTCAGGAACACCGGCAGCGACAATGCCTGACCAGTTACCCTTGGCGATTAAAAAAGAACGTCTACAGCGCCTAATGAGTGCCCAGAATGACATTAGTTTAGCACTCAACAAGCAATTAGAAGATAGTGTTGTTGAAGTATTAGTTGAAGGTGTAAGCAAGACTGATGACAATAAATTAATGGGTCGAACGCGATCAAATAAAATTGTAATTTGGGAGAAGAATGGTACAGAACAAATAGGTCAGCTTGCTCATATAAAAGTCATAACCGCTCAGACGTGGCTGCTTAAAGGGATATTAATATAA
- the spoVS gene encoding stage V sporulation protein S — protein sequence MEVLKVSAKSNPNSVAGALAGVLRERGGAEIQAIGAGALNQAVKAVAIARGFVAPHGVDLICIPAFTDILIDGEERTAMKLIVEPR from the coding sequence ATGGAAGTCTTGAAAGTATCAGCAAAATCCAATCCTAATTCTGTAGCAGGCGCTTTGGCAGGAGTGCTTAGAGAGCGTGGTGGCGCCGAGATTCAAGCGATCGGTGCAGGAGCACTCAACCAAGCTGTAAAAGCAGTAGCAATTGCAAGAGGGTTTGTAGCTCCTCACGGTGTCGACTTAATCTGCATCCCTGCCTTTACTGACATTCTGATTGATGGTGAAGAACGTACAGCCATGAAGTTAATAGTTGAACCTCGTTAA
- a CDS encoding UPF0721 transmembrane protein, with protein sequence MTLAIILIGLTAGILSGLLGVGGGLILIPAMVLLLELSQHTAQGISLLVIVPTAFAGVWRLNKEKLIDFTMVFYLSLGAVIGAVISASLIQSLSSTTLKTVFGMFIIAVGIYTLINAWRNSSKAKN encoded by the coding sequence ATGACACTCGCAATAATTTTGATTGGTCTTACAGCAGGAATATTAAGCGGCCTATTGGGTGTTGGCGGAGGCTTAATCTTGATTCCGGCAATGGTATTATTATTAGAATTAAGCCAACATACCGCCCAAGGAATTTCATTATTAGTGATTGTTCCTACTGCATTTGCTGGAGTTTGGCGACTTAATAAGGAGAAATTAATTGATTTTACAATGGTTTTTTACTTATCCCTTGGTGCTGTTATTGGCGCTGTGATAAGTGCAAGTTTGATTCAATCACTTTCATCCACAACCTTAAAAACAGTATTTGGGATGTTTATTATTGCAGTTGGTATCTATACACTGATAAATGCTTGGAGGAACAGCTCTAAGGCAAAAAACTAA
- the mutL_2 gene encoding DNA mismatch repair protein MutL, producing the protein MTTIHVLDENTANKIAAGEVVERPASIIKELVENAIDAQSSKIEVEIGEGGTSFIRVTDDGIGMSYEDANLAILRHATSKIRVADDLTSIATLGFRGEALPTIASVAKFSLTTRLHDQHFATFLEVHGGITTDVRESGGNVGTTVVVEDLFYNTPARKKFLKKPAAESAQIHNILVKLALSHPGIAFKLINNNRLVLSTPGNNQLSDTLGSLYGNDIINDLLPVYFNDEDIEISGFLSKPTLLKSSRQWQTYLINSRIVNSRIIAKALDNAYHSLLPKSGYPLAVLNIILPLNTIDVNVHPQKSEVKFSDDNRIFKSVFRSVTDTLRTPLSPSQIAATVTPKLPLMPSGFTQSTYLPHHNDQYINTISKQQPLFLKEEPISVSTAQSLIAKEIPLNPFNTANIASGYVNDEPANTTDFILAPLGQIDNCYIIAYNQDGMFIIDQHAAHERILYDRLGASTERIPVQQLLVPLFMEFDDTECNMLLDNQPLLHQLGFSLELVGPSTMRLLEVPADIPISEAEQIIKQILQSIHELHQPTSQELRHTFLQITACRAAIKAGDALNMRQIQALIGELCQTTLPFTCPHGRPSIIKFSTHELAKMFKRT; encoded by the coding sequence GTGACCACAATTCATGTACTTGATGAAAATACAGCCAATAAAATTGCTGCAGGCGAAGTAGTTGAAAGGCCTGCGTCAATAATAAAAGAATTAGTTGAAAATGCAATTGATGCACAAAGTAGTAAAATTGAAGTGGAAATTGGTGAAGGCGGGACAAGCTTTATTCGCGTTACAGATGACGGAATTGGGATGAGTTATGAAGATGCTAATTTAGCTATTTTAAGACACGCTACCAGCAAAATAAGAGTAGCTGATGACTTAACCAGTATTGCGACATTAGGGTTTAGAGGTGAGGCGCTGCCAACAATTGCCTCAGTAGCAAAGTTCTCACTAACGACACGTTTACACGATCAACACTTCGCTACATTCCTAGAGGTACACGGCGGAATTACTACCGATGTACGCGAATCTGGTGGTAACGTAGGTACAACCGTTGTCGTGGAAGATTTATTCTATAATACGCCAGCAAGAAAAAAGTTCCTAAAAAAGCCAGCAGCGGAAAGCGCTCAGATACATAATATTCTAGTGAAATTGGCACTATCTCATCCTGGCATAGCATTTAAGCTAATCAATAACAATCGTCTAGTTTTATCCACTCCAGGCAATAATCAATTATCAGATACCTTAGGAAGCTTATACGGAAACGATATTATCAATGACCTTCTGCCTGTTTATTTTAATGATGAAGATATCGAAATATCGGGGTTTCTTTCTAAACCTACCCTATTAAAGAGTAGCCGCCAATGGCAGACTTACCTGATTAACTCACGAATAGTCAACAGTCGCATTATTGCCAAAGCATTAGATAATGCCTATCATTCTTTATTGCCTAAGAGCGGTTATCCCTTAGCAGTGCTCAACATTATTCTCCCATTAAATACAATTGACGTAAATGTTCATCCCCAAAAAAGCGAGGTCAAATTCTCGGATGACAATAGAATTTTCAAATCAGTATTTCGGTCAGTCACCGATACATTGAGAACACCGCTATCACCCAGCCAGATTGCTGCAACTGTAACCCCAAAACTACCATTAATGCCATCAGGCTTCACACAGTCAACTTATTTACCACACCATAACGATCAATATATAAATACGATATCAAAACAACAACCACTTTTCTTGAAAGAAGAGCCGATCTCAGTATCTACTGCCCAAAGCCTAATTGCCAAAGAAATTCCTCTTAATCCATTCAATACTGCCAATATAGCTTCAGGTTATGTTAATGATGAACCAGCAAACACAACTGACTTTATACTTGCTCCGCTTGGTCAAATTGATAATTGTTATATTATTGCCTATAATCAGGATGGTATGTTCATTATTGACCAACATGCTGCACATGAACGTATACTTTATGACAGACTCGGAGCATCAACTGAACGAATTCCTGTTCAGCAATTATTAGTTCCACTATTTATGGAATTTGATGATACAGAATGCAATATGCTCTTGGATAACCAGCCATTATTGCATCAGTTAGGCTTTAGCTTAGAATTAGTTGGTCCGAGTACGATGCGGCTATTGGAAGTACCTGCTGATATACCAATTTCTGAAGCCGAGCAAATAATCAAACAAATTTTGCAATCAATCCACGAACTGCATCAGCCTACTTCGCAGGAATTACGCCATACTTTTCTGCAAATAACGGCTTGCCGTGCTGCTATCAAAGCAGGAGATGCACTCAATATGCGGCAAATTCAAGCTCTGATTGGCGAACTTTGCCAAACTACTTTACCATTTACTTGCCCGCACGGCCGACCTTCTATCATTAAATTCAGTACTCACGAACTGGCAAAAATGTTTAAAAGAACATGA
- the ypiP gene encoding hypothetical protein has product MNCIITTAINPTISTQSLATEIASELNTCYIAREGSSLEAIKANYQVDVIIVITKNSLIAHTPTGEFFFHLSMADLRIKNLINGKHDHMVSAMGLKSGMSVLDCTLGLASDAIVASYLTGVTGKVVGLEASPIIALLAAHGLKNYQTETEEIRQALHRITVINTDYYDYLCSLPENSFDIVYFDPMFRRPIDSSSNIKPLRFLADTRPLLLNAVREATRVAKKRVVIKETRFSKVFDELNIKNRMGGKYSSIEYGVIYAGSEK; this is encoded by the coding sequence ATGAATTGCATAATAACTACAGCAATTAATCCAACTATTTCAACCCAAAGTCTTGCTACAGAAATTGCCAGCGAATTAAACACTTGCTATATTGCACGTGAAGGCAGTTCTCTCGAGGCAATAAAAGCGAACTATCAGGTTGATGTAATCATTGTAATAACTAAGAATAGTTTAATTGCGCATACGCCTACCGGTGAGTTCTTTTTCCATCTCAGTATGGCTGATTTACGTATAAAAAATCTCATAAATGGTAAACATGACCATATGGTGAGTGCAATGGGTTTAAAATCTGGGATGTCGGTTTTAGATTGCACCTTAGGTCTTGCTTCTGATGCAATTGTTGCCAGTTATTTGACCGGAGTTACTGGCAAAGTTGTTGGCTTGGAAGCTTCTCCGATTATTGCATTACTAGCTGCCCATGGTCTCAAGAATTACCAGACTGAAACTGAAGAAATTCGGCAGGCATTACATCGCATTACTGTAATCAATACAGATTACTACGATTATCTATGTTCATTACCAGAGAACAGTTTTGATATCGTTTATTTTGATCCAATGTTTCGACGGCCAATTGATAGCAGCTCAAATATTAAACCACTTCGATTTCTAGCCGATACTCGACCACTTTTACTAAATGCAGTGCGTGAAGCTACTCGTGTTGCTAAAAAAAGAGTCGTAATTAAAGAGACCCGCTTTAGCAAAGTATTTGATGAGCTGAACATCAAAAATAGAATGGGTGGCAAATACAGCAGTATTGAGTATGGAGTTATCTATGCAGGGAGCGAAAAATGA
- the mutS gene encoding DNA mismatch repair protein MutS → MTASYTPMMAQYKDIKSKYPGEILFFRLGDFYEMFFEDAETASKELEITLTSREGGQNIRVPMCGIPYHAADNYIAKLINKGFKVAICEQVEDPKQSKGIVRREVVKVITPGTVISEALLPNKNNNYLVVVHEEDPSIGLAVVDISTGECLWANYTGDNRLTALCDQLYRLMPAELVIAGDLINSDELHAFIQNRISQCALSNLLDYDAEEISHLPNQHFQLNELVEYPCAHTTLSILLYYLHRTIKTDLSHLNTLTYMNSADSLILDASTLRNLEVTRNMRDGGKRETLLEVLDHTSTAMGGRLLKKWLENPLIQPIEILERQNALSELLDHPSQRLIVKKGLAEVYDFERILTRIEVGTANARDLIALKDSLNIIPTLQESLHVFSSRLLSNLLKELIDHSNLVELIHQSIVDTPPLSVRDGGLIKANYNIELDELRNISKDSKQWIQDLETSERETTGIKSLKVGYNKVFGYYIEVTHTHSASVPGHYIRKQTLANAERYITSELKDFETKVLGAQEKIVSIEYQLFTEIRDIIKTHTKIIQHTARQIALLDTLVSLSEAAARYNYVKPQIRTDGSILIKDGRHPVVESLLKRELFVPNDTLLNHTENEIMIITGPNMAGKSTYMRQVALLVLMAQVGSFIPAREAAITPVDRIFTRVGASDDLSTGQSTFMVEMNEVAQILKYASNRSLIILDEIGRGTSTFDGMSIARAVIEYIKERIKAKTLFATHYHELTELSDHFPGIKNYSVAVKERGKEVVFLRRIVAGGADKSYGIHVAQLAGLPKKLIDRANTILDDLENKLPQDTKQQASQTAAATSTISLFESALTSELLAVDIMSITPLEAINILYRLQSEAKREAGGL, encoded by the coding sequence ATGACTGCCAGCTATACGCCAATGATGGCGCAATATAAGGACATAAAAAGCAAGTACCCAGGAGAAATACTATTTTTTCGTCTGGGTGACTTCTATGAAATGTTTTTCGAAGATGCGGAAACAGCATCAAAAGAGCTGGAAATAACGTTAACTTCCCGTGAGGGTGGACAAAATATTCGGGTGCCAATGTGCGGCATTCCTTACCATGCTGCTGATAACTATATTGCCAAGTTGATTAATAAAGGGTTTAAAGTGGCAATTTGCGAACAAGTAGAAGACCCTAAGCAAAGTAAAGGGATTGTTAGGCGTGAAGTTGTAAAAGTCATTACACCTGGTACCGTCATTTCTGAGGCTTTGTTACCAAATAAAAATAACAATTACCTGGTAGTGGTACATGAAGAAGATCCCAGCATTGGATTGGCTGTTGTAGATATTTCAACAGGTGAGTGTCTTTGGGCCAATTATACTGGTGACAATCGACTGACCGCACTCTGCGATCAGTTATATCGGCTAATGCCGGCTGAACTTGTCATAGCTGGTGATCTGATCAATAGTGATGAATTGCATGCATTCATACAGAATCGTATATCACAATGTGCGCTAAGCAACCTCCTTGATTATGACGCTGAAGAAATATCCCATCTGCCAAATCAACATTTTCAACTCAATGAACTTGTCGAATATCCTTGTGCACATACTACCTTAAGTATCTTGCTATATTACTTGCACAGAACAATAAAAACAGATTTATCCCATCTTAATACTCTGACTTATATGAACTCAGCGGATAGTTTAATCCTCGATGCTTCGACTTTACGAAATTTAGAAGTTACCAGAAATATGCGTGATGGGGGAAAAAGGGAGACGCTCCTTGAAGTACTCGATCATACCAGCACAGCTATGGGTGGTAGATTATTAAAGAAATGGTTAGAGAATCCGCTTATCCAGCCAATTGAAATTTTAGAACGTCAGAATGCCTTATCTGAATTATTAGACCACCCCTCTCAGCGCCTGATTGTAAAAAAAGGCTTAGCAGAGGTATACGATTTTGAGCGAATCCTCACTCGTATAGAGGTAGGAACAGCCAATGCACGCGATCTCATTGCACTAAAAGATTCGTTAAATATAATTCCCACTTTGCAGGAATCTCTTCATGTATTCAGTTCACGGCTGTTGAGTAACTTGCTAAAAGAGCTGATCGATCATTCTAATCTTGTTGAACTGATTCATCAATCCATCGTTGATACCCCGCCTCTTTCAGTACGCGACGGGGGGCTAATAAAAGCAAACTACAATATTGAGCTAGATGAATTACGCAACATTTCAAAAGATAGTAAGCAGTGGATACAAGACCTAGAAACCTCCGAGCGAGAAACAACTGGAATTAAATCCTTAAAAGTTGGCTACAACAAAGTTTTTGGCTATTATATTGAAGTGACACACACACATAGTGCATCTGTACCCGGCCATTATATCCGTAAACAGACTTTGGCAAATGCTGAACGTTATATCACTTCAGAACTGAAGGATTTTGAAACTAAAGTGTTGGGGGCTCAGGAAAAGATTGTCAGTATTGAGTATCAGTTATTTACTGAAATTCGCGATATTATAAAAACACATACTAAGATCATTCAACATACAGCTCGTCAAATTGCTTTACTAGATACTCTTGTTAGCCTGAGTGAGGCAGCGGCTCGTTATAACTATGTAAAACCACAAATAAGAACTGATGGCAGTATTCTTATAAAAGATGGACGACATCCAGTCGTTGAAAGCCTTCTAAAACGCGAATTATTTGTCCCAAATGATACACTATTGAATCATACAGAAAACGAAATTATGATCATTACCGGTCCAAATATGGCTGGTAAATCTACCTATATGCGACAAGTGGCTTTATTAGTTTTAATGGCCCAAGTTGGCAGCTTTATTCCTGCCCGCGAGGCGGCAATAACGCCAGTAGATCGAATTTTTACACGTGTCGGTGCTAGTGACGATTTGTCCACAGGTCAAAGTACTTTTATGGTTGAAATGAATGAAGTAGCACAAATTCTAAAGTACGCTTCCAATCGCAGCCTTATTATTTTAGATGAAATTGGTCGTGGTACCAGCACATTTGATGGTATGAGTATTGCTCGTGCGGTAATCGAATATATTAAAGAACGGATAAAAGCCAAAACTCTTTTTGCAACTCACTACCACGAGTTAACAGAACTGTCGGATCACTTTCCTGGAATTAAAAATTATTCTGTAGCAGTCAAAGAAAGAGGTAAAGAGGTTGTATTCTTACGACGAATAGTAGCGGGCGGAGCAGATAAAAGTTACGGAATACATGTTGCCCAATTAGCCGGATTACCTAAAAAACTTATCGATCGAGCCAATACGATTCTTGATGACCTAGAAAATAAACTGCCGCAAGACACTAAGCAACAAGCAAGTCAGACCGCTGCAGCAACTTCTACTATATCTTTATTCGAATCTGCTTTGACGTCCGAATTACTAGCAGTCGATATTATGTCGATTACACCACTTGAAGCTATCAATATTTTGTACCGCTTGCAGAGTGAGGCTAAAAGGGAGGCTGGCGGATTGTGA
- the pepA gene encoding putative cytosol aminopeptidase — MNIEIRNNPITEIICDTLIISLFEEPNAITKTNDNHIDTLVREFLRDNPASGKYGEINMITILPFTSCKRILLLGLGKEADLTSDKIRHLSAIAIRSARKTHSKTVAAILYRTDTDKITPINIAKSMVEGTLLGNYQFLYYKTEQKDSKNIEKFTIINLNPSHQAQLEQAVVDATVIADSVNYARDLVNHPACYMTPSKLAASAIEMANQEKSIEVSVLNTQEMQQLGMGALLAVAQGSTEAPKLITLKYTGNKNSTDLIAYVGKGITFDSGGISLKPSNNMGEMKGDMAGAAAVLAAMQAIARLKPKTNLLAIIPCSENMPSGCALKPGDVIKSMSGYTIEIISTDAEGRLLLADAITYAKKLGATKIVDIATLTGACVVALGTITSGVITNNTAWCQQILSAAEQCGEKMWQLPAYDEYKEQIKSDIADLKNSGGRFAGAITAGLFIEKFTANTPWVHIDIAGTSDSASEKGYNVKGATGAPVRTLIQLAFNQDDL, encoded by the coding sequence ATGAATATAGAGATACGTAATAACCCAATTACTGAAATAATCTGTGATACACTGATAATTAGTTTGTTTGAAGAGCCTAATGCCATTACCAAAACCAATGATAACCATATAGATACACTTGTGCGTGAGTTTTTGCGTGATAATCCAGCTAGTGGCAAATACGGCGAAATCAATATGATTACAATTTTGCCTTTTACAAGCTGCAAAAGAATTTTATTATTGGGTTTAGGAAAAGAAGCTGATTTAACATCAGATAAGATCCGTCATCTGTCTGCAATTGCAATACGCAGCGCTCGAAAAACTCACTCTAAAACAGTAGCAGCAATTCTTTATAGAACCGACACTGATAAAATTACCCCCATAAATATTGCAAAAAGTATGGTTGAAGGAACACTTTTAGGGAACTACCAATTCCTTTATTATAAAACCGAGCAAAAAGACTCTAAAAATATCGAGAAATTTACTATAATTAACTTAAATCCGAGTCATCAAGCTCAACTCGAACAAGCAGTGGTTGACGCAACAGTCATTGCCGATAGTGTGAATTATGCTCGTGATTTAGTCAACCATCCTGCTTGTTATATGACACCTAGTAAATTAGCCGCATCTGCTATAGAAATGGCTAACCAAGAAAAAAGCATTGAAGTATCGGTGTTAAATACTCAGGAGATGCAGCAGCTTGGCATGGGAGCACTACTTGCTGTCGCCCAGGGAAGCACAGAAGCACCTAAATTAATTACGCTGAAATATACAGGTAATAAAAACAGTACAGATTTAATTGCTTATGTTGGAAAGGGTATAACGTTTGATAGTGGTGGTATTTCGTTAAAGCCGAGTAACAATATGGGTGAAATGAAAGGTGATATGGCTGGTGCTGCCGCAGTACTTGCTGCTATGCAAGCGATAGCCAGATTAAAGCCTAAAACAAATCTTCTTGCAATAATCCCTTGTTCTGAGAATATGCCGTCCGGATGTGCTCTTAAACCAGGAGATGTTATAAAATCGATGAGCGGCTATACGATTGAAATAATTAGTACCGATGCTGAAGGCCGTCTGCTTTTAGCTGACGCCATTACTTATGCTAAAAAACTGGGTGCAACAAAAATCGTTGATATTGCTACATTAACAGGTGCCTGTGTAGTAGCGTTAGGAACCATTACTTCTGGAGTCATCACCAATAACACTGCTTGGTGCCAGCAAATCTTATCGGCAGCTGAACAATGCGGTGAAAAGATGTGGCAATTGCCTGCTTATGATGAGTATAAGGAACAAATAAAAAGCGATATTGCTGATTTAAAAAATTCCGGCGGCCGATTTGCTGGAGCGATTACAGCAGGGTTATTTATTGAAAAATTCACTGCAAACACACCTTGGGTACATATTGATATTGCTGGTACTTCTGACTCTGCGAGTGAAAAGGGTTATAACGTAAAAGGTGCTACGGGAGCACCTGTACGAACCCTTATTCAGTTGGCTTTCAATCAGGATGACTTATGA